Genomic segment of Salvia splendens isolate huo1 chromosome 12, SspV2, whole genome shotgun sequence:
GATGGTTATGGGTTTCTCAATTAACGACACATAACGATTGTACGTCACTCTATGAGTCGGAATAAACCTAAAGTTTTTCATTAAAATAGAATTCCATTTACgtactttaaaaaaaagaatttttccgCGAAAACAATGTTGTGAATTTTACTCTACTAGAAGTAATTATGATGGCAGGAGCTGTAACAAATTATTACTCCACTACCAATGTATGTAATGTATATAGTCAGTCTCGAAGCTCGCGCCCCTCacccttttctctctctacaatctctctctctctggccCAGCAAGCAAAAACTCAGATACACACAACATATGTGAGCAGTAACCCTAGCCCAATCTTCCAATCCCCAATGTCCTGATTCTTCCTTCTACACCTCAATCTAATCAACATGAAGCGAGACCACATGAATCCAGAGAATTTCTCCAgctcctcctccaccaccccCAACAGCATGgacgccggcgtcgacgagctcTTCGCCGTCCTCGGCTACAACGTCAAGTCCTCCGACATGGCCGAGGTAGCTCACCAGCTCGAACGCCTCGAGGAAGTCATGGCTACCGTCCACCACGACGCCGCCCTCTCCGACGACACCGTCCATTACAACCCCTCCGATCTCGCCTCCTGGCTTGGATCCATGATCTCCGAATTCGATTCATCCTCCAATCCCTTTCTCCACTCCGATTTCGGCTCCGATCTCATCTCCATCCCCGGTAAAGCCCTCTACCCCAAATCCAACCCACCGCAACCCAAAAAACTCAAATCTACTCCTCCCATGCCTGCGACGCCGCTCCTACTAATCGACTCGCAGGAAAACGGCGTCCGCCTCGTTCACACGCTGATGGCCTGCGCCGAAGCCGTACAGCAGGAGGACTTCAAATTGGCCGAAGCTTTAGTCAAAAACATCGGATTTCTCGCGGTTTCGCAGCCCGGCGCTATGAGAAAAGTCGCCACCTATTTCGCCGAAGCCCTAGCGCGCCGAATCTACAAATTGTACCCTCCCAATCACCAGGACTCCGCCTTCAACGATCTGCTGCAAATGCACTTCTACGAGACCTGCCCCTATCTCAAATTCGCCCACTTCACCGCCAATCAAGCCATCCTTGAGGCCTTCGCCGGCAAAACCAGAGTCCACGTCATCGATTTCAGCATGAAACAGGGGATGCAATGGCCCGCTCTGCTGCAGGCGCTCGCCCTGCGACCCGGCGGCCCGCCGAGCTTCCGATTAACCGGAATCGGCCCTCCCTCGCACGAGGAAACCGATCATCTGCAGGAAGTCGGATGGAGATTAGCTCAATTAGCGGAATCGATCAATGTCGAGTTCGAATACAGAGGCTTCGTAGCGAGCTCGTTGGCCGATCTGGACGCCGCGATGTTCGAGATCCGCGAGGGGGAAACGGTGGCTGTGAATTCGATCTTCGAGCTCCATCAGCTGCTGGCGCGGCCGGGGGCAATCGAGAAGGTGCTTCAAGTAGTCAGCAAATTGAAACCGGAGATCTTGACAGTGGTGGAGCAGGAGGCTAATCACAACGGGAGTGTGTTCCTCGACCGGTTCACCGAGTCCCTGCATTACTACTCCACGCTATTCGACTCGCTGGAGAGCTGCGGGGGAGGAGAAGAGGGGGTTAGTGTTCAGGATAAGGTGATGAGCGAGGTGTACCTAGGGAGGCAGGTATGCAATGTGGTGGCATGCGAAGGGGTGGAACGGGTGGAGAGGCACGAGACGTTGGCGCAGTGGAAAATCCGGTTCGGTTCATGTGGGCTCGAGGGGGTTaatttggggtcgaacacgtacaaGCAGGCGAGCATGCTGCTGGCGCTGTTTGCAGGTGGGGATGGTTACAGAGTGGATGAAAATAATGGATGTTTGATGTTGGGATGGCACACCAGGCCATTGATTGCTACCTCTGCTTGGAAACTCACTACTTAATTACACCATCACTTTGCTACAATGCCcagtgtttgtgtgtgtgacaTTCTCATTTACTACATTCCTAGTTGAAAAATGATCTTAGTTACTTTTTAAATTACTCTCTTTTTACATTAGGTGTAAAAGTGAATTTTCTTGTGTAATTGGATGGAAATATTGCACAATAAGACTCTCCTCTTTTGGGAATGGGGAAGTCAAGTGGGATGCAATGCGATTTGCTGTTTTATTTAAAAACTTCACTACTTACATTTGctgttttatttaaaaataaaatagtactccgtaTATATAAGCATCAATGTATTCAAGTTTACTTCTTTTCATTTCCGCGTTATCCAAATTATTCTATCGAATCTTTATCAAATATACTTCAACAAGAATGATGACAAAAATAATTGGTTGCATTAGCTTTTTCAATAAGATTCTTAATTAACACGATAGTTGAACTAGTCAAATCgagtatattttaaatgaaGTTGGATTATAATACGTTGTTAATATTATTGTTTTCTGATCCAGAATGATTAGGAGTATTTGGTAATTGATTTATTTCAATAACTTGTGTTTCAATTATTGCTTATTATTGACTTGTAAAGTTAGTCTACATATAGTATAAGATTTATTTGTACTCAATATAGAATGGAATTTCTCTTGTTAGCTTTCTATTTAGGTATGtagtaaatcttaattaatGGATTAGATGCTTTTCTGTATTACACTTTGCACGAGTTAATTGGTATCAAAGCCTTTGCTACGATACTCCTCTATTCAAACCACAACTTTATTTGAATCAATCCATGCGTCGTTTTCACTATTACTGTTGTTGCTATAAAATAATTGGCGGCTCGTACTCTAAAATTCAATTGGCTATCTTTGAAACTTTTAGCAATATTAAAAATATGGCTCTCTCTGCAAGTTGCACCTTCAATTTTAATGTAAGTTAAAGCTCAAATGTTATCAAATAAAGAGTAGTTTAATGTactaaatattaatattagcAATTTGAGTAAACACCGTCTCGTGAGAGGTACGTTGAagttaaaaggaaaaaaacaagAGATTTAAATTTTGTAGAAAGCTCGACGCTAACATACTAAAAGGATGAAAAATTCGTACATCAACACATTTACCTGCATTTTAGTACAGTCAaacaacaataaaataaaaaatatataattttttagtaCAAACCAGCTTGATCTAAAGTACGtacattttttttggtattgTAGGTATATTCCATATGGTCTCTTTGTCAATTAGTACATTTATATGAATTGCAGCATTTCGACGACTATTTCTTAATTCCTCAACTCTTCAAGCTGGCAATCCTCTTTTAGGTTTACGGTTCACATGTTGAATGATTTTGATTTATCAGAATAGAAAAGTcatttaattatgattattATGCATGAAAAGTTGCAGTCGCCTAAAAAAGAAGTATGCATGATATAttgatttattatatatatatataagctgGTTTCTAATAAGAAGGTTGCGGTGTCAAAAAAGAGTACCTACAATTTATTACTACTTCTAATTAAACTCGTTTCGGAAGTGTTTCtactttgattaattaataattgcAATTAAAAACAATGTTTAATACGTACTACCATAGTTACCCCCTATAATACTTTGTTAAATTTGTTCGTTAGTAGATCCTATAACCAAATTCATATTACTCTagttttgaaatttaattacCTCTCCGTTTTTTATCCTAAGTTATTTCAATGTTTGTACGAGACTTATTTTCTTTGAGTtcgaaaatgagaaaaaaaaaactctgcAGTTAAAACCAGTTAATTAGTAATAAATGTGTGATATAATATATTCCCttcatcccacaagaatatgcattctttcctttttagtcagtcccacaagaatatgcactttctaattgtgaaaactcttttatctctaataaggtgagactcattctccactaacattaatttctttacattttctctctacctctctcttattttaccaatattGCATTAAAACTCTTGTTGAacccaaagtgtatattctttgtggacggagggagggagtaaTGTTGTAAAATTTATAGCATCTTTTACTTAAATTCGAACATTtagtaaatattaatatattataatatttatatattaatataaaactaattgTTGAAATAACATTTGCAGAGATCTAATAAACAAACAGCTAGGAAGTAGGAAAATTCCACTTGAATTAAAGTAGTAAAAATGTGTTTATCACATTAGTCCATATATATTGGACCgtactatttattttataatatagattttTGTGTACAGACAAATCCACTAATATTAAACATTGCCGGccaataaaaaaattctttGTAGGTCCACTTTGTCCGTATAAAATTCTTGGACGATCAAATCGAATTCCACTTTGAActtaagagcatgcgcagctgtggacggacggcgtccgtccgtccgggCCAATCCACTTTGAACTTAAGAGCATGTGCAGctgtggacggacggcgtccgtccgtccgtgccgttGGCCCGGACAAGCTCcatcgccgctgcgctcgcgctgctggcacggcgctgctcgctgcgaagagcacgtccgtgctagcgagcaggcgacgtgacGGCACACGATTGGGCAAagacatagccgttgcctttgaaatttttttattaaaaatcggtttttaattaaaaaaaccgattaaaaaaaattcactttccaaaaaaaatatccgtttattaccgttttttaccactttttagcttttaattatgtaatctttaatttttaggagtttaattatgtaatttttaatttttaggattttaattatgtcttttttattttatttgtaatttttaatatttattgtggtttttaatgaattttaatattatggaaatgtttttgtttaattgaattttaaattgaattgtgctcgttcttgcggaagagcacaactgtgggtgttgtgcttttgtCAGAGAGCAGGTAGGAATAGTGGCGCCGGGCCTACAACcatgctcgctggcaagagcacggttgtggatgctctaaggtctTTTCCACTACTTTGTAGCAATAGgatattaatttcatatttgCCTTGAAATCAAGAATGGCTATATAGATAATTGGACCGCATTCATCTGCATCACTTTAATTGTTAGCTtcgattcacttttattttaaataattttgaaacTATATATTGGAGGAACTTTATTGAGTCACTATGCGAAAAATATGTCAAATTATATTAATGGTTGTGACACAATAGAACAAATTGCGTAATTGAGATAAACAGAAAACATAAAGAGACATAGATTTACGTGGTTTACTAACGTTGtgttggctacgtccacgggcagGAAATGGAGAATATATTGTATTTAGATTATTTCCGAATTATAGAGTTATGTGCCCTACTTTTATATAAATAGACACACAGACGATGGCTACAAGACCTTATTTGACTAGTGGAAACTATAAAAATTCAAGACATATTAACGTTAAAATACTCAAGTCATGTGTTTAATTTCCAAAACCAAGTCAAAGCAGAAAGATTGAAAAGTGAAAACCAGAAGTGGTTGGGAAAATCAGATAAAGAATATTTTTGGGGCTGACAAAGTCAAACATGAAAGAAAGATTTTGAGTAGAAAATAGTGGAAACGTGCATGTACATGCATCAAATTTATTTCCTAACTTATGAATGGCTGCGTTATGAATTATGTGTATCATGCTAATGTTAATGCAATTGAATTGAGTGGAAGTTTATTTGTCAACGACTCAACATCACTCGTGGGGTTGTAATAGTTGGGTATAAATGTCGGCTGCCGTTTCATTAATCTTTTAATTTCTTTGTCTAACAATATTGGTTGAAGTTTATGTTATGTCACATTTTGCATTAATTAGATACGCACACTACAGTCCCTCCATGATGAAATAGTCACCCAATAATTATTGATTAATTGATTTGTAATTAAATAGTTGGTtttctaaaaagaaaaatgttttagAGACATAATCGCATTGCCATAATAGGGATTAAGAAGTATTGtacattataatttatttgTCATTAAATTTGTATTATGTACATTTACCTTGCTACCCCAGCATGTATAAAACGGTTTATTTGTATATAATCATAGTGGAACATTAATTATCTACATTTACTTTCAAATTTAATACTACATAGAGtatttaatttctaaaataCAAATTGTAATAAGGTTATATAGCTTTACTTtccaatatataaattttaataagtTCTAGTATATCTttacttttcaaaaataaaattaaaaagagaaaatattaattatatatttgaaatattcAATATATGAGTTAACATATGTAGTTATTTTTTGAAGgttcaaaataaagaaaatatttaagaaTTTATAGAAACTAAAATTTGATACTCACACTACTACAAGATTACTAATGGAGcttacaatttttattttaagaatttcataattttacttttaattctttactttcaaaattttcatttctttaaacTCAATTTTAAGATTGTTATATCGAATTTcgataagaaaaaaataatcatacGTTCTTCATAAAATATTAGAGTTCATAATTTAATCCATTACATCATAAAAATACTTTCATAATACTAATTGAGTTTGttgttttgattttataaattttataatttgtattttaattttttacttttaaaattttaatttcttaaaatttcaaatttttggaaTATTTTAGTTGAACTCTATATAAATAGAATCtcattaaatttataatagaGTGACATTAATATGACATCCAAATGAAGCTTTGTTTTGCTACATAACACAAGCTAAAGAAATaacacaaagaaaaaaaaattaaatattaaagtgTAAACTGATTAAATAAACATATCGTGctatattaaaatatcaaattattttacaatTAAAGGAGTATAAAAATATGGTTACGTGgtgtattattaatattataacaattaatttataatctaaatcaataatttatttaaaaaaataatagctttaaaaaaaataatgtctTTAATTAAAATCATGAATACAGTAAATATGAGAATAATAAGCATGCTTTAATCTAATCATCATAAGTCTAAAATATATCTTTTCAAAATAACATAAGGGTATATTAGTCCATATTTGAATTAAGTTTATGGCAAAGTGACATAAGGGTATTATGGCATAGAGACATTAGTTTTCTctgtttatttttaaaacttcATACTCCTGAATATATTTGCTAATTTCCGTTTGTGAATACATATGTATGAATGCGTAATGTATATATGGTTGGAAAGTGAATGTCTTCATAGAAAATTTGTACTAAAATAGAGTGCCACTATATAATGTCGCTCTATCTTAATTGGGATGGGATCCCCTGCTATGGTGGgagcacagcaggggctgctgccCTCACCCaaacaaattttttatattaaatttttttttttataatataaatttattattaaaaaatttggtTGTGTGAGggcagcagcccctgctgtgctcccaccacagcaggggatccccaTCCATCTTAATTATATTCATTGTGGCCAGAAAAATGGTGTAGCTTTTTTTATTGATGCCAACCGTGTGCACTAGGACTATCTCATTCTGTATTTTACATTATTTCTACTAAATTGAATGACTATAATTTCCTATTAATAAAACGGCACGAGTGTTAAtatacaattggtaaaataagataaagatagaaaaaaattgattgaagtattgttagtagagaataaaatccacctcattagaaagaaaaaaagtttcCTTAAATGAAATTGGTCTATTTTCAAGGGACATCCTAAAATGGCAAATATGGTCTTTTTTTAAGGGAcagataaaatattttattgaaattataataatattaatttatttttataaaatattagaatGTGTGTAACAACACCTCTTGGTGTGCACCACATGATAAAATCGTAGAAGGAAAGTTAAATTATAGTCGAATTAAATGCATAAAGTCTTCACACGGGCTAGATCCGAATaaattttatggagtattaaaaGTAGGGTTGGAACAGTACAGTATACCTCGCCGAAATAGCCATACTGCATACCGTACCGTATCGTGCGGTATGACAAAAAACCATAccttaccgtaccgcttttgtcagtataccgcaattgcggtttaccgaaaagtcggtataccgaaaagtcggtatacaaaaatttagatatcgttaccgtaccgcttttgtcggtataccgtaccgtgatttcggtataccgcaatatgcggtataccgtggtataccgtgatttccggtatataccgtatttgcggtataccgtgttaTTTGCAGTATGATGTGGTATAACGCGGTATATACAAATGCATACCTTTAATGTACATATAACtaccggtacggtatgataccgtaccgaaaagtacggtataccgaaaattcggtattttcggtattttttcggtacggtaagtgcggtatttcgatatttcggtatattttctcAGCCCTAATTAAAAGGAATAAATCGATTTTCAAGCATCTTAAATACAAGGTATTTAACTAAAATGAGTTTTCAAGATAGGTTTCCTTCCAAAAAGTACTCCTTGCATGATTGCATCCCTTTGTAGCTTGACTGCTTGAGTCACAAATCTTCTTTCTcatctctctattttattctatttcaatagtattttattttctcttcacttagagcatccacaaccgtgctcttgtcagcggcacggttgtaggcccgggcggtactattcatgtctcctctctggcaagagcacaacacccacaactgtgctcttccgcaaggacaagcacaattaatataaaattcaattaaacaataacatttccataatattaaaatccatttaaaaaccataataaatattacaaattacaaataaaatttaaaaatacataattaaaatcctaaaaattaaaaattacataattaaactccttaaaattaaaaattacataattaaaatcctaaaaattaaaaaggtgtacaaaacggttataaacggatatatttttttggggaagtgaaatttttttattattttttatcggtttttttaataaaaaaccgatttttttttaaaaaaaataaaaaaaatgtttaaatgcaacggtcgagccgttgacgaatgggagcgcgccacgtgtgcgtccgctggcacggacgtgctcgatacatcgagcagcgccgtgccagcggcgcgagcacagcggcggcggatggcctCCGTGCCAGCGGcccggacggcggtggcgacggacgccaccgctgcgcatgctcttaagTCCCTGAAGATAATTTTCTCTAATTTGTGTCCAAAAAAAATACCTGTACTACATAGAACGACAGTGTATGTATCCAAAATTCCAATGTTCAAAATTAAGTTTTTTGGGCTTCAAAATGGGTGATTTAGGCAGGCTGGTGAGTGAGTGGATGTGTACTGGGCTGGGCCTAACTCAAAGATCTGAGTTTCCCGGCTATTGAGTACTGATTTGATTGCTATTGAGTTTGAATAAAAAAGACGTTTTAGTACTATATGCTTttgaatttataattatttttcaagaCAATTCTTTTTAAGCAAAATTATTTTGGTAGTAACGATGTAAATAGATTCTAGATTACTACTGAAAATTTCTTCACGTTCTatctatatttaattatatataaaaagcTCAGTATTAGTATTGTTTAAAATAATGAGTATAGATTAATTAACAAACattttatatacaaaatgccCTTGAATTTTAAACCGGTTTAAATTTCttatcaattattattttattactagtTTACCCTTCTTTTTATATTTGTCGAGTAAAATACTCCCAATAACACTAAAAGATTAAGTATAAATACATGCAATCATTTTTATAActtcaaattttaagaaatatttaatcataaaataattgaatgcgAATGACTAATATTATTTCGTTGcatgataacactaagaaataagtatatatataaatatgtaaCTTAGATTTCTAAAAATGATTTAATactaaaataattggatgtaaATGACTATGATTATTACATTGGATGGTAACACTAAGAAGTTAAGTATATACGTTTTCATAACTTAgacttttattattaaaataattaaacgtgaatgactatgattatttcgttggatgataacactaagtatatatacacgtagacatttttataactttaaattttaaaattaattaataatcaaataattgaatcgaatgactatgattatttcGTTGGACAATAACactaaaaaattaagtatatatatagacaTGTAGTCCTTTTTATAACTTAGGTTTTTGaagaattatttaaaaataattataattggatgtgaatgaTAATTATTATTTCGTTGtatgataacactaagaaacgaagtatatatacatgtagtcatttttctAACTCATACTAATTTTtatagattattttataataaactaATTAGATGTGAATAACTATGATTATTCAATTGcatgataacactaagaaattaagtatatacatATACTTGCTTTTATacctttaaaattttaagaagaattaaacaataaataattgaatggctatgaatataattatttcgttggatgataacactaagaaattaactATATATACTTGCAATCGCTTTTATAACTTATAACTTtatgaattataaataattggaTGAGAATGACTCATTTCGTTAGataataacactaagaaattaggtatatatacatgtattaatttttattactttGAATCTTGAAGATtatttaataacaaaataattgGGTACAAATGATTATTGTTTTATCAATGAAGAtaatactaagaaattaagtatatatgcatatactcatttttaaaattt
This window contains:
- the LOC121756873 gene encoding DELLA protein GAI1-like; translated protein: MKRDHMNPENFSSSSSTTPNSMDAGVDELFAVLGYNVKSSDMAEVAHQLERLEEVMATVHHDAALSDDTVHYNPSDLASWLGSMISEFDSSSNPFLHSDFGSDLISIPGKALYPKSNPPQPKKLKSTPPMPATPLLLIDSQENGVRLVHTLMACAEAVQQEDFKLAEALVKNIGFLAVSQPGAMRKVATYFAEALARRIYKLYPPNHQDSAFNDLLQMHFYETCPYLKFAHFTANQAILEAFAGKTRVHVIDFSMKQGMQWPALLQALALRPGGPPSFRLTGIGPPSHEETDHLQEVGWRLAQLAESINVEFEYRGFVASSLADLDAAMFEIREGETVAVNSIFELHQLLARPGAIEKVLQVVSKLKPEILTVVEQEANHNGSVFLDRFTESLHYYSTLFDSLESCGGGEEGVSVQDKVMSEVYLGRQVCNVVACEGVERVERHETLAQWKIRFGSCGLEGVNLGSNTYKQASMLLALFAGGDGYRVDENNGCLMLGWHTRPLIATSAWKLTT